A region of the Cucurbita pepo subsp. pepo cultivar mu-cu-16 chromosome LG14, ASM280686v2, whole genome shotgun sequence genome:
gtttgtaAAGCGTTTCAATGGGTGTCCTGTTACATAAGAATGGTGATgatgttctatttataagataaaacaCTTAAAATGAactctcaaaaaaaaaaaataagtggaGCCTGCGACTGAAAAAGAGgagacctagctacatttaggatACGACGATGCTTACATTCTACAATTCCATTTTTTGTGGAGTATAGACACAAATGTGTGCTTAAATTCAATGCCACGagaagtaaaaaatggttGGAAAGATAGAACTCAACCTTATTGTCTGATCGTactatcttgatagtagtGTAAAATTGGGTTTGAatgaatttaacaaagttcattaacaaatCATGTACTTCTGATTTATGTTGCATAAGAAAAACTCAAGTGCATCGagtaaaatcataaaaaatagtaagaaaaaaacacaaaccaAAATGGGTAGGAATTTTATGAGGTCCCCCAAACATTGCAATGTAAGAATGGGTTATTATTGAGCTTCTTCGAAAAGATaacctagtttgttttgctaacAGATAAATACTACCGTCATGAGAAAAAGTagcattattaagatgcaattgattagctaaaaatttaaaacgagaaaatgAGGATGATCTAAGCGTAAATGCTACAAATTAGATGACTGAGATACTTGATgagctgaagatttgattggagatgaagaaatatgatagagacctcCGAATTGCTTACccgagccaatcatcttcttTGTAGCAGTCTTGCATAACATAAGAATCAGGATAGAAGGTGTCacgaaatttcaagttattggTAGGTTTGTTGATGAATATCAGACTTAAATTGAATGAACGCACCatgaaacattgtttaatttaatgtcaagattaaagaaaacattGTCCGTATGTGACACATGTGTTGTTCTCTACTAGaaaaatttattgtagaaATTATTGCAGGCTTTGGTTCAGTCACAACAGAAGTTTTGGATATTATATGATTcgtagctccactatcgagaatccatAAATTAGAACTAGTAGAGTTAATGGATAATGTAGATATTGGAAACAAACCGGCAGCATTAATGTAACTGTCAGAATTACGAGAAGGACAATGATTGAGTGCAAATAAGGCTTGTACTATTTGATGCAATTGCtcataagaaaattttggaatgAAATTAAGTGACTATTCTTTTGTATTCAACTGACAAGCATCAGCCATATTTACCGATGATCAATATCCATGATTGCTTTGTTGATTGACTTGTATTGCATTTCcagagttcttttttttttttttttcgacaTCGATCTTCTGTATTCCCATGATTTGTCATTGGTGAATTTTGACTATGTTGTCTTCTTCTGCACTGCTGCTGCAATTGAGAAATTCTCAGTAGGTTCAGAAGTTACCTGACGTTGCctctcttcttgtacaagtaatgaataaTCTTGCCTCACATTAGGTCATAAagtcatcatcaatatgttagatctcaccgttTTATAAGACTCATTGAGAGCCCCATCAGTAGTTGCATCAACTTGTTTTCTTCTGATTGATCAACATGTACTTGGCGTTGATTACAGGTAAATGGTGTTTGGTGCGCTTCCAATTCATCCCAGAGTGCTTCGAGCTTGGTGAAACATGTTGACAGTGTCATGGTTCCATGTGACATCATTGTTATCGACTTTTGTATCTAAAAAAGTGttggagcattcttttgtgagaattgatcgtgaagatcaacccacacttgatgagTTGTCTTGGCGTGCATAATACCTTCAACAATATCTACTTCAACTGAATGAGCAAACcaagataatatcatattgttGCACTAATTCTagagttcaaattcttttgaattttcatcttGAGATGGTTCTTCAATTATGTGATCAACgaagccaattttctttttggcaatAAGAACGTGCATAACTGATTACTCTAATATTGGTAATTTGTCTCAGAAGAAATGAATGTCCTCGCtgatcagagtgatgaatGGAATAAGAATGTGTAAAATCAATATACGAAGTTTTGAAGCTGGATTTAGCTGATTCtgccattaaaaaaaataaagaaaattttgatatttaagaacgCCAAGAAgagtgctctgataccatgttaagagtGAGAAATAGATGTGGGATTGAAAGTGTGATATTCATTCATGTTCACAACATTTAAATATGCTACAAGCTACCCACTCACTCctaaaaataagagaactaACCNaaaaaaaaaaaaaaaaaaaaaaaaaaaaaaaaaaaaaaaaaaaaaaaaatcaccgTATAAGTATCATCGAGCTAGACCTAGGCCGGATAATGTAGCTTGTCGAGACAACTATGTGTCACTATCGTGTGTGGAAACAATCAATGGTCCCCTAAACAGGCTCGTTCTACTTTAAATTCACATGAGAGGGGTGAGGGATGACATAGGTAGACTGAGTAGCTAACAGGCACATGAAGTCTCTCCATCATATATTGACGGTATAGCTTTTCCTATGGAATGGTCGCCAGTTAACCTTACACATATGTATTCAGATGAAATGTCATTTTGTCCTATGAGATGCAATGGGTAGCGCCTCAAATCAAGATACTCAAAGTTCACTGTTGGGGCTATGTAAGAGTACTAAGCATGAGAATAAAAAGTTTGTTCACTCTTAAATGAGATTCGTCATTTAGGAGATTTGCAGCGCTAGTACCTAGTAAATAGCTTTCAGACCCCGATAGGGTCTATAACAGGTAAGAGAACCACTTGGAACCTTAAGATCTACTTAGAACCTTAGATAGCTAAGGAATTACGCTCAGATTTCTAGAACCTAGAGCAAGGCTCATGGATACTTACAAGTAGATTGCTTATTGAGTACTTTTATACTCACtcttttcccctttctttttgAAGTGCTTGTAGGCTGTCagtcgaggtggaggagcgttTGAGAGCTATGCAGTAACAAATAGGTAGTTTTGGAGAATCAATCCgtttttgtatttcattttgtaaCTGTATCTTAAACCTATTTCCccttttgtaataaatttaaacaacaCCGACTTGTAATAAGATTCGTTTTGTCACAGACCACCCTAACAACAAGACAAAAACTACCTATGCCCCTCCCACATCGTCCAACTTCCCCTTCCAAAGATACGAGTGAAGTAAGTCATCTATGTCATTAACAACTTAcactaaaagagaaaaaaaacatgtccAATCGACTCAAAAGTCACACGTAATAAGAGACAAATATTCAACATATGATAGTCTATTCATAATAAAAGACAAACCAAGATAACGAACAGAAAAAGTATCCAAAGGAAATCGTAACCCTATCTCGAACATATTTCGAAGATAGGTTTTATTATGAAGTTAGAAATAATTATGGAGTACTTTATACGTCATTTCCACCTAATACATTGTGAAAATAGAACCCACACCCCTAATATTGCCTAATAGGTTTTAGTTTCCATTTTGCATGAAACGACATGTCGCACAAGACAGcgaaaggagaagaagaaaatggaaactGTCACCGACATCATCATTTCTAATCGTCTCATCATCACCAAGAAAACATACtatacataataaaatattaaaaaataaaatttgtcgGACGGCTGTAGAAGTCGACACGTCGTTATGTGACagttatttttcaattattttaatatggtTTGACGTTTTTATTCGCTTTCTGTATTTATTTAACGGTTTCTGTTGCATCATGCTTGCACATGACTGATGCAATAATGGGCCCAGGCCCAGGCCCACGAATTTTGTGATCCATAACCTCACTTCCACTGGCCCactaattcaaaaaaatttaagttaaaaaaatcataacctAGATTGAGTTGGTTGGTCCGAGAGGATGATCAGCCGCACTGGGACTGGGACTGGGACTGGGACATGGCCCAGACTCCTACGTGAGGCAGCATTATTAAAAATCCTATTTAATGGGCGAACAGCCCAACCCTTGGAACATACTACAACTCCAGGTGGCAAACAGCCAACATCGAGGTGCCAAACCTTCCTGTCAATGTGAGTTCTTGGGGAAGATCGGTCTGTTATCCCTAGAGTAACTTTTATCCGTTGAGCGATAGCCCTTCCACTCGGCACCTTTGGATCACTAAGGCCAACTTTCGTCCCTACTCGACAAGTGGGTCTTGCAGTCAAGCTCCCTTTTGCCTTTATCTATGATACATgctatattaataactaaaatcttatataatttaaatattaaacattcacAAACCACAACGCTTCACTAACATCAGTTGCaaaagtcaaatattcttaattttcataataattaaaccTACTATgaagttgggttggattgtaatCCTATTTTTAGGTTGTTCGGGTTGATCAAACCAAAAGAAtgtcaataattattaaataagttCGGGTTtgtctttttaaataaataaaaagagaaaaaaaagttaccaaacatgtttccttttttaagaaaaaaacaaaaataaaatattatccattccacattttaaaaaataatttcattatttattatattataatagttaaataataataattattatttaaatattgtgtTTGGTAAGTTGTTAGAAGTAGGCAATTTCAAAAAACACAGACAACAATGAGCGATGGTGATTGGTAGAAATTGAACGGCGGAGATTGAAAGTTGAAAGTCATAGACGGTCGATGTAATCCGACCGTCACGCTGACATAGctataattataaacaaaaagaatggcTGTTTTGTTCTCCCTCCTCCTCAagcaatctctctctctctctccctttgaCCTCTCccaaaatttattatcataaacaaatcttccatttctctctctctctctctataaataCATATCCCATTTCAACTCCAAACACCCAcaaatttcatatcaaatatGTCTCTACGAAGCTTTGTTGCACTCGAACGCCCTCGTCTTGTCGATCGAAAGCTCCTTACTCGACCTCAACATGAAGGCTTCGGTGCTGTCGTAAGAAGAAGCATCGGCAGGTACAAACGATTCAATTAGTGATTGGGTTGTGAGCTCTATTTGAGTTGTTCGAGTCACTCGTTCAATTAAcctaatccttttttttttttttttttaaggtatgAGCTCAAATACTTTGATCCGTTCCTTGTTCTCGACGAGTTCTTTGGTACCCATTTCTCAAAATCTTTCGATTTGTATTGATTTATTTGTTCAAGAAATTAAGAGgaggaaattaaaatatattattgcaGTGACTGCGCCGGCTGGTTTTCCTGATCATCCACATCGAGGATTTGAAACGGTCACCTACATGTTGCAGGTATTCATGGTCTTGATCTTATTCTCCCCGTTAGAAATTACGACTCTCTAGTATAATactgtctactttgagtataagttctcgtgactttgcttttggttttcctaaAATGCATCGTATCAATAAAGATaatattccttatttataaactcatgatcatcctcGTAATTAGCTGAGACGTttgttttggaatttgattCAAGGGAGCAATGACACACGAAGATTTTCAAGGCCATAAAGGAACAATTGGAGCTGGCGACTTGCAATGGATGACTGCTGGCAAAGGCATTGTCCACTCTGAAATGCCTGCCTCCCATGGCACTCAACATGGCTTACAACTTTGGATCAATCTCTCCTCCAAACACAAAATGTAACTTCAATCCTTCGATTTCAATTCAAAAAACgtcaaattttcataataaccGTGTTTTTGTCAACAGGATAGAACCGAGGTATCAAGAAGTACATAACAATGACGTAGTGGAAGCTAAAAAAGACGGAGTAAAAGTGAGAGTGATAGCGGGAGAAGCCATGGGAGCACAATCCCCAATTTACACTAAGACTCCGACCATGTACTTGGATTTCACACTCGACCCAGGATCTCACATCGAGCAGCCGATCCCAGTGGGGTGGAACGCGTTCGTGTACGTGCTAGAAGGCGAGGACGGAGTGTTCGGGAGCATGAAATCGATGCCGATTGCATCACATCACATTGTTTTGTTGGGGAATGGGGATGGATTGGAGGCTTGGAACAAGTCTTCCTCTGAAGCCCTAAGGTTTATATTGGTTGGGGGTGAGCCATTGAATGAGAGTGTTGTGCAAATGGGGCCATTTGTGATGAACACTGAAGAAGAGATTGACCAAACCATTGAGGATTTTGAGAATTGTACCAATGGGTTTGAGAGAGCAAAGCATTGGAGTTCACAAGCTTAAGATGTTGCTTGCCTCTTCTTTTGCTATTAATTTGTAAACcacattattatttctttgttattttagATTCATATTATTAATACGTAATTCTACGCACAAATCGGATCTTAAATAGTTAATTAACCTGAATGCAGACGATCTTTTGTTCTCGGTGCAATCTCCATGATCTTGAACGTTGAAAAGCCTTTTTCGTACGTTTAGAAGTGTATCCTAAACCTACCCATTCGGGATTTTGTGTTTAGGTTAAGAATTCTCTGGACGTTCTTCCAAAAGCAGCTAAAAATGATGATTAATAGGAAAAATTTGAGTAGCATTGAGGCGCTCGTGGTAAGGAAGCATATTGCAGCGTTGACACGCTATGAACAAAAGTTTGCGTGCacgtgtttttgttttgacgTAAGGGTTGCACTTAGTGTTGTCGTAGTGTTGAGGCACTCTTGACAACATCTCAATGTCATGTTCATGACCAATTTGGCTTGATGCATTTGTAGCGTCGAGATGAGATGACGATTCTCCCTTAAGTCTTAAGCTTGATTTTCTCATTCtctttgtaacggctcaaacccaccgttagtagatattgtcctcttcagccttttcctttcgggcttccggtcaaggtttttaaaacgcgtttgctaataagaggttttcacacttttataaatcgtgtttctttctcctctcaacagacgtgggatctcacactcttTTACCTGATTTCTTCAGTAATTacccgatattgtcctcttcagccttttcttttcggacTTCCGGTCAAGatttttgaaacgcgtctgttaggaagaggtttccacacttttataaacgCGTCTGTTAAAAAAACGATCGTAATAAATTCGCGTGGATTCTGAGACGAAACTTTTGCAAACTCAACTAATCACACGACTTCAATTGAACCCCCATACCACATCCACTTAGTGTACCAATTAAGTTTCCCCATTTGACTTCCATCCTCCCTATTTTCCACAAAAGAAATCATAGTAGATCCAATAACGATTCTCGATCTATCTTATATTGTCCTAAGCGCTAGTTCGTCTTTTTCTATGATACATATTACCTCTGCAACTCATTCGTCCTCCATCTCCTTTTTGGATGTTGCCACATTGCTCTCAACAAATTTTTCTTGGACCAACAATCCCGGGACATGTGACCTTTTTTCTCGCAATTGTAGCAAATACCTCTAAATCTTCGAGTTATTGTTGTCGTTCTTCTGAGCTCTCCCTGGTTGTGAAGTTTCTTGATGACTTCTTTCTTTATCaccatttttgttgtttcgACTTTCATTTGTGTAGAGTGCTCTTCTTCACCctttaatttgatttctcCCCTTCGTTTAGTCATGGCTTCTTAAGaagctaacaaattttcaaactttagaAGTGATGGTTGAGCGATTTCTCCCATTTGTTTAGCCTTGGCTTATAGACtagctaacaaattttcaaactctataTAAGTAATGGTTGAGCATGCCACCCTTGTACAGCAATAACGAAACTTCTATATTCTGGTTGCAATACGTGGATAATGATTCTCTTCATTCGAGATTCTCCAATGGCAGACTTCAGGTCTAGTTCTCTTCATGTCTTGTCACATTATAAAATTGACAACAACTCGttctccaaaagttgtaacctCGTATCGtttttctttgagaacaaTATCACGAACGTGTTTCATGCTTTtttcggtgtcttgtcatcccaaatgtgctctaacatctcttctctgattgtggtcttcaaggcaaacatttttttgcctactttgattctccatttgcgcaaggTGTCATTAGGATCCTCCTCTGTCGTCGTAGTTTCACTCCCATCAACAATCTCCCAAAGGtcatgtccttg
Encoded here:
- the LOC111810805 gene encoding pirin-like protein, coding for MSLRSFVALERPRLVDRKLLTRPQHEGFGAVVRRSIGRYELKYFDPFLVLDEFFVTAPAGFPDHPHRGFETVTYMLQGAMTHEDFQGHKGTIGAGDLQWMTAGKGIVHSEMPASHGTQHGLQLWINLSSKHKMIEPRYQEVHNNDVVEAKKDGVKVRVIAGEAMGAQSPIYTKTPTMYLDFTLDPGSHIEQPIPVGWNAFVYVLEGEDGVFGSMKSMPIASHHIVLLGNGDGLEAWNKSSSEALRFILVGGEPLNESVVQMGPFVMNTEEEIDQTIEDFENCTNGFERAKHWSSQA